One region of Blattabacterium cuenoti genomic DNA includes:
- a CDS encoding DUF2795 domain-containing protein, giving the protein MYWTLELASHLEDAPWPATKEELIDFAIRTGAPLEVVENLQQLENGEGEVFETIEDIWADYPRDDEDFYWNRDEYEL; this is encoded by the coding sequence ATGTATTGGACTTTAGAATTAGCTTCTCATTTAGAAGATGCGCCTTGGCCTGCAACAAAGGAAGAATTGATTGATTTTGCTATTCGTACTGGAGCTCCTTTAGAGGTAGTTGAAAATCTTCAACAATTAGAAAATGGAGAAGGAGAAGTTTTTGAAACTATAGAAGATATATGGGCAGATTATCCACGTGATGACGAAGATTTTTATTGGAATAGAGATGAATATGAACTTTAA